A genomic window from Sulfurimonas sp. includes:
- a CDS encoding ATP-binding cassette domain-containing protein encodes MNSVLEVENLSFGYKKESLLFDNLSFSLKKGEIKAIVGASGAGKSTLFELILKNLKPLKGLIKSSFCSEVFQDPYSSFHPSYTLLNQIKDVAKLDELELYLKNINLDYELLLKLPHELSGGQLQRASILRAMLMKPDLLLLDEPTSALDNVIQLEVMSMLIKHLNRMGMLLITHDLDLAKWCADEIIML; translated from the coding sequence TTGAATAGCGTATTAGAAGTTGAAAATCTCTCTTTTGGCTACAAAAAAGAGTCTTTGCTTTTTGACAATCTATCATTTTCTTTAAAAAAGGGTGAAATAAAAGCCATCGTGGGAGCAAGCGGGGCAGGAAAAAGTACGCTCTTTGAACTTATCTTGAAAAACTTAAAACCGCTTAAGGGGTTGATAAAAAGCTCATTTTGTTCGGAAGTTTTTCAAGACCCGTATAGCTCTTTTCATCCAAGCTATACACTCTTAAACCAGATAAAAGATGTAGCAAAGCTTGATGAGCTTGAGCTTTATCTAAAAAATATAAATCTTGATTATGAACTGCTTTTAAAACTTCCGCATGAACTTTCAGGCGGACAGCTCCAACGCGCATCAATTCTTAGAGCAATGCTAATGAAACCTGATTTGCTTCTGCTTGATGAGCCGACTTCCGCACTTGATAATGTTATCCAATTAGAGGTTATGAGCATGCTCATAAAACATTTAAATAGAATGGGAATGTTGCTTATAACACACGATTTGGATTTGGCAAAGTGGTGTGCGGATGAGATTATTATGCTTTAA
- the crcB gene encoding fluoride efflux transporter CrcB, with the protein MSWQTILAVGSGGFIGAVLRAYLNGVISHRMPHELPFGTLGVNLIGSFIMGILIAYFMYTAIFPMHVKSFLTTGILGGLTTYSTFAIESFLLLNSGQIAMALANIVLNAFGSIFMAGGGFYIVKYLLKA; encoded by the coding sequence ATGAGTTGGCAAACAATCCTAGCCGTAGGTAGCGGCGGCTTCATAGGTGCCGTGCTTCGAGCTTATCTAAACGGTGTCATATCTCACAGAATGCCGCATGAACTCCCTTTTGGAACTCTTGGAGTAAATCTAATCGGCAGTTTTATAATGGGCATACTTATAGCCTACTTTATGTATACGGCTATTTTTCCGATGCATGTAAAATCTTTTTTAACCACAGGTATTTTAGGCGGACTTACAACCTACTCAACATTTGCGATTGAGAGTTTCTTACTTCTAAACAGCGGACAAATCGCCATGGCTCTTGCGAATATCGTTCTTAATGCGTTTGGTTCTATCTTTATGGCAGGCGGCGGTTTTTATATAGTGAAATATCTTCTTAAAGCATAA
- a CDS encoding 1-acyl-sn-glycerol-3-phosphate acyltransferase: MKIFARISWLFATIVIAISLAIMIVTFYLLPRPYSRKFSAWLIRTAIFFRVKAEGKEDPTAQMFLLNHQSDLDIVVLEAITNRDIAWVAKKELFEIPFFGLALKLPQDIAVARESKTSLIKLLKDAKHVLKTNRAIAMFPEGTRSTKDVMLPFKSGAKIVADANKLRVQPVVIMQSGKYYNTKKFYYKPGRIKAIFLESFIADKSDENWLSDLRIKMQKVYDDELANNPSRR; the protein is encoded by the coding sequence ATGAAGATATTTGCTCGCATTAGTTGGTTATTCGCAACAATCGTAATTGCAATATCCCTTGCTATTATGATAGTAACTTTTTATTTGCTTCCTAGACCCTATAGCAGAAAATTTTCTGCATGGCTTATCAGAACTGCTATATTTTTTAGAGTAAAAGCAGAGGGCAAAGAAGATCCAACCGCTCAAATGTTTTTACTAAATCACCAAAGCGATTTAGATATAGTAGTGCTAGAGGCAATAACAAATAGAGATATTGCTTGGGTAGCCAAAAAAGAGCTTTTTGAGATACCTTTTTTTGGTTTAGCGCTTAAACTGCCTCAAGATATAGCAGTTGCGAGAGAGAGTAAAACATCGCTTATAAAACTTCTAAAAGATGCAAAGCATGTTCTTAAAACTAACCGCGCAATAGCTATGTTTCCCGAGGGTACCCGTTCTACAAAAGATGTAATGCTCCCTTTTAAATCAGGTGCAAAGATAGTAGCAGATGCAAACAAACTTCGTGTTCAGCCTGTAGTGATAATGCAAAGCGGAAAATATTATAATACAAAAAAATTTTACTACAAACCGGGACGCATAAAAGCAATCTTTTTGGAATCGTTTATAGCGGATAAAAGTGATGAAAATTGGCTTAGCGACTTACGAATAAAAATGCAAAAGGTGTATGACGATGAGTTGGCAAACAATCCTAGCCGTAGGTAG
- the purQ gene encoding phosphoribosylformylglycinamidine synthase subunit PurQ — protein MKVTILQFPGTNCEYDTQHAFKSLGAQTEILWHKSEAVPEGTDLLVVAGGFSYGDYLRSGAIAKFSPVMQAVTKYAKSGGKVLGICNGFQVLTEAGLLPGALKRNESLHFLSKHHHLKVINNDNIFLEKLHNGDIVNIPIAHHDGNYYIDEDGLKELYENNQILLKYCDEEGSDKNPNGSVDSIAGVCNKEKNVFGLMPHPERAMEKLLGSSDGIKMLQGFLQA, from the coding sequence ATGAAAGTAACGATTTTACAGTTTCCGGGTACAAACTGCGAATATGACACGCAGCATGCATTTAAGTCTTTAGGAGCCCAAACTGAAATTTTATGGCATAAATCTGAAGCTGTACCTGAGGGTACGGATTTACTAGTCGTTGCAGGCGGTTTTAGCTACGGTGATTACCTAAGAAGCGGTGCTATCGCAAAATTTAGCCCTGTCATGCAAGCCGTAACTAAATATGCAAAGAGCGGCGGAAAGGTTTTAGGTATATGTAACGGTTTTCAGGTTTTAACAGAAGCCGGTCTGCTTCCGGGTGCGCTTAAGAGAAACGAGAGTCTGCACTTTCTCTCAAAACATCACCATCTAAAAGTTATAAACAACGACAATATATTTTTAGAAAAACTTCACAACGGTGATATAGTAAATATTCCTATTGCACACCACGACGGAAATTATTATATAGATGAAGACGGGTTAAAAGAGTTGTACGAGAACAATCAAATTCTTTTAAAATATTGTGATGAAGAGGGAAGTGATAAAAATCCTAACGGCAGCGTAGACTCAATCGCAGGCGTTTGCAATAAAGAGAAAAATGTTTTCGGACTTATGCCTCACCCAGAGAGAGCTATGGAAAAGCTTCTTGGAAGCAGTGACGGCATTAAAATGCTACAAGGGTTTTTACAAGCGTGA
- the purS gene encoding phosphoribosylformylglycinamidine synthase subunit PurS: MKVVVNVSLKAGVLDSQGKAVHHALESLHFNNVSNVRVGKQIIFNLDENDEKKAIADVTKMCEDLLANTVIEDYAIELIK; the protein is encoded by the coding sequence ATGAAAGTAGTTGTAAATGTATCTTTAAAAGCGGGTGTTTTAGATTCTCAGGGCAAAGCAGTGCATCATGCGCTTGAGTCTTTACACTTTAATAATGTTAGCAATGTTCGTGTCGGAAAGCAGATAATATTCAATCTTGATGAGAACGATGAGAAAAAAGCCATAGCAGATGTTACGAAAATGTGCGAGGACCTTCTTGCCAACACCGTAATCGAAGATTATGCTATCGAGCTAATAAAATGA
- the purC gene encoding phosphoribosylaminoimidazolesuccinocarboxamide synthase encodes MEKRELLYEGKAKKLFSTDDENLVISEFKDDLTAFNGEKKSSEAGKGALNNKISTELFKLLEANGIQTHFVKMLDDNHMLHKKTKVILIEVIVRNIATGSLTRNLGIKDGTVLPFTLVEFDYKNDALGDPKLNDQHALILGLVDYQDELDKLRRMARQINDILKPYFADKGLKLVDFKLEFGKDSSGNIILIDEISPDNCRFWDMQSGEKMDKDRFRQGLGGLKVAYEQVLNRILAK; translated from the coding sequence ATGGAAAAAAGAGAACTGCTCTATGAAGGAAAAGCAAAAAAGCTATTTTCAACAGATGATGAAAATCTAGTTATATCAGAGTTTAAAGATGATTTAACTGCATTTAACGGAGAAAAAAAATCAAGTGAAGCCGGCAAAGGCGCACTTAATAACAAGATTTCAACTGAACTTTTTAAACTTTTAGAAGCTAACGGTATACAGACTCATTTTGTAAAAATGTTAGATGACAATCATATGTTGCATAAAAAAACTAAAGTTATATTGATCGAAGTAATCGTTCGCAACATAGCAACAGGAAGTCTTACTCGCAATCTTGGAATCAAAGACGGAACGGTTCTTCCATTTACTTTGGTTGAGTTTGACTATAAAAATGACGCGCTTGGAGACCCGAAACTTAACGATCAGCATGCGCTCATTTTAGGTCTAGTTGATTATCAAGATGAACTTGACAAGCTTAGAAGAATGGCAAGACAAATCAATGATATACTTAAACCTTATTTTGCTGATAAAGGATTAAAATTGGTTGATTTTAAACTTGAATTTGGAAAAGACAGCAGCGGCAATATTATTTTAATTGATGAAATCAGTCCTGATAATTGCCGTTTTTGGGATATGCAAAGCGGCGAAAAGATGGATAAAGACAGATTTCGTCAAGGTTTGGGCGGTCTAAAAGTAGCTTACGAACAAGTTCTAAACCGTATACTGGCTAAATAG
- a CDS encoding S41 family peptidase: MNNKKLITLGFASITVALALLFSTNLFAATGEKKGSKEASRLEALAKFTKVISIVEQYNVDNVTIEELMDKALNGMMSNLDAHSNYLTQKDYKNLKVQTNGEFGGLGITVGIKDGAITVIAPIEGTPADKAGVKAGDIILKINNESTLNMTIDDAVAIMRGKIGAPIELTIVREGEAKPLKINIVRGNITIESVYTKSIGNDIQYIRVTSFDKKVIGEVTKAIKKRKSTTKGIILDLRNNPGGLLDQAVGLVNIFVEKGNIVSQKGRNKADDEIYTAKPENTLTGVPLVVLVNGGSASASEIVSGSLQDHKRAIVVGQNTFGKGSVQVVLPVTEDEAIKLTIARYYLPSGRTIQAVGVKPDIVVFPGEINTTKNDFALKEADLKKHLKEELEKVDGKKGKDEPLEDSKLIITDETMNKDSQLKAGVDIIKALIITKGL; the protein is encoded by the coding sequence ATGAATAACAAAAAGTTAATTACACTTGGTTTTGCATCTATAACGGTTGCCCTTGCCTTGTTGTTTTCTACAAATCTGTTTGCCGCTACCGGGGAGAAAAAAGGGAGCAAAGAGGCTTCAAGACTTGAGGCCTTGGCAAAGTTTACAAAAGTTATCAGTATTGTCGAGCAATACAATGTTGATAATGTGACGATAGAAGAGCTGATGGACAAAGCGCTTAACGGCATGATGAGCAATCTTGATGCTCACTCTAACTATCTAACGCAAAAAGATTATAAAAATTTAAAAGTTCAAACAAACGGTGAGTTCGGCGGACTTGGAATTACCGTAGGGATAAAAGACGGTGCTATTACCGTTATTGCTCCTATCGAAGGAACTCCGGCCGATAAAGCAGGTGTAAAAGCCGGAGATATAATTCTTAAAATCAATAATGAATCTACTCTGAATATGACTATTGACGATGCCGTTGCAATTATGAGAGGTAAAATCGGCGCTCCGATTGAATTGACGATAGTAAGAGAAGGAGAAGCAAAACCTCTTAAAATTAATATAGTAAGAGGAAATATCACTATAGAATCGGTATATACGAAATCTATCGGCAATGATATTCAATATATTCGCGTAACAAGTTTTGATAAAAAAGTTATCGGAGAGGTTACTAAAGCTATTAAAAAGAGAAAGTCGACAACCAAAGGAATCATTCTTGATTTAAGAAACAATCCGGGCGGACTTCTTGATCAAGCTGTCGGGCTTGTAAACATATTTGTCGAAAAAGGCAATATCGTTTCTCAAAAAGGCAGAAATAAAGCAGATGACGAAATTTATACGGCAAAACCGGAAAACACTTTAACCGGAGTACCTTTAGTCGTGCTTGTAAACGGCGGAAGTGCCAGTGCCAGCGAGATTGTAAGCGGGTCGTTGCAAGACCATAAACGCGCTATCGTAGTCGGGCAAAATACATTTGGAAAAGGAAGCGTTCAGGTTGTGCTTCCCGTAACAGAAGATGAAGCGATTAAGCTCACTATCGCAAGATATTACCTTCCAAGCGGGCGAACTATTCAAGCTGTGGGTGTAAAACCCGATATCGTAGTTTTTCCGGGTGAAATAAATACTACTAAAAATGATTTCGCATTAAAAGAGGCAGATTTAAAGAAACACTTAAAAGAAGAGCTAGAGAAAGTTGACGGAAAAAAAGGAAAAGATGAACCTTTAGAGGATTCAAAACTTATCATAACCGATGAGACGATGAATAAAGATAGTCAACTCAAAGCCGGTGTTGATATTATAAAAGCTTTAATTATTACAAAAGGACTATAA